A window from Cryptomeria japonica chromosome 1, Sugi_1.0, whole genome shotgun sequence encodes these proteins:
- the LOC131034167 gene encoding uncharacterized protein LOC131034167 produces MASTKWVLFIMVSAVIAAQARAWKASCEDPYYGSCYGIAHTCPPGCPRICEVDCKLCKPICACDKPGAVCQDPRFIGGDGIMFYFHGKKDRDFCLVSDPGLHINGHFIGKTKTGGLKRDFTWVQSIGVRFGSHQLYLGAKKVSIWNNTQDQLILILNGQTVVLPIRKGAGWEDPLSRVKITRVQNAYNAVLLQVGDIFSLTARVVPITAEESRVHGYEITTEDCFAHLEMNFKFFELSPQVTGVLGQTYSAGYKSPVKVGVAMPVMGGEDKFAVSHLFDTNCKVGRFGGELESRLQGSEGFSPGVRCASGNGAGQGIVCRR; encoded by the exons ATGGCGTCCACAAAATGGGTCCTCTTTATCATGGTCTCTGCAGTAATTGCAGCCCAAGCCAGGGCATGGAAGGCTAGTTGCGAAGATCCTTACTACGGAAGCTGCTATGGAATTGCCCATACCTGCCCCCCCGGCTGCCCCAGAATTTGTGAAGTCGACTGCAAGCTCTGCAAGCCCATCTGCG CCTGTGACAAACCAGGTGCAGTGTGCCAGGACCCACGATTCATAGGTGGGGACGGCATAATGTTCTATTTCCACGGCAAAAAGGACCGAGACTTCTGCCTTGTCTCCGACCCGGGCCTGCACATAAACGGGCACTTCATAGGCAAGACCAAAACCGGCGGGCTGAAGCGCGACTTCACGTGGGTACAGTCCATCGGTGTGCGATTCGGGTCACACCAGCTTTACCTCGGGGCAAAGAAAGTCTCCATCTGGAACAACACCCAGGACCAGCTCATTCTCATCTTGAACGGACAAACAGTCGTTCTGCCGATCCGTAAGGGGGCCGGGTGGGAGGACCCATTGAGCCGGGTGAAGATCACACGGGTCCAGAATGCTTATAATGCTGTGTTACTTCAGGTGGGTGATATTTTCAGCCTTACTGCTCGGGTTGTTCCTATCACGGCTGAGGAGTCCAGAGTTCATGGGTATGAGATTACTACGGAGGACTGTTTTGCTCACTTGGAGATGAATTTTAAGTTCTTTGAGCTCAGCCCACAAGTTACTGGTGTTTTGGGTCAGACTTATTCTGCTGGTTATAAGAGCCCCGTGAAGGTGGGCGTTGCAATGCCTGTCATGGGAGGGGAGGATAAGTTTGCTGTTTCGCATCTCTTTGATACGAATTGTAAGGTTGGGAGATTTGGTGGGGAATTGGAGTCTCGGCTTCAGGGATCTGAGGGTTTTTCCCCCGGGGTGCGGTGCGCCAGTGGTAATGGGGCCGGGCAAGGTATTGTGTGCCGCCGGTAA
- the LOC131034187 gene encoding dirigent protein 16 codes for MKKVAILVVLIAGFVLSNGEGDAPTPCPQPDMAQNTLTFYMHHGSAVSEHNHINERIPDLNSNAPTLGGLNIGLGTVTPIEGALIQTPDLLSPTLGKGHGFYVSTSENKDHEKIQFMAFSAVIEENGEYEHSVNLFGVDNLLLGERQIAVVGGTGKFKNARGYAILQTVPHNVIKFTLHLTF; via the coding sequence ATGAAGAAAGTTGCAATATTGGTGGTTTTGATAGCTGGATTTGTGTTGAGTAATGGAGAAGGTGATGCCCCAACACCCTGCCCACAACCAGATATGGCCCAAAACACACTAACATTTTACATGCACCATGGGTCTGCAGTTTCAGAGCACAATCACATCAATGAGAGGATACCCGATTTGAATTCAAATGCACCCACACTTGGAGGATTGAACATCGGGTTAGGAACTGTTACACCCATCGAAGGAGCCCTGATTCAGACACCCGATTTGCTTTCACCCACATTGGGCAAAGGCCATGGATTTTATGTTTCCACCTCTGAGAATAAGGACCATGAAAAGATTCAGTTTATGGCCTTCTCTGCAGTGATTGAGGAGAATGGTGAATATGAGCATTCTGTCAATTTGTTTGGAGTAGACAATCTGTTGTTGGGTGAGAGGCAGATTGCAGTGGTGGGAGGGACAGGCAAATTCAAGAATGCTCGAGGTTATGCCATCCTTCAAACAGTTCCACATAACGTCATCAAGTTCACTCTGCATCTTACATTTTAA